In Aedes albopictus strain Foshan chromosome 3, AalbF5, whole genome shotgun sequence, the following are encoded in one genomic region:
- the LOC109399710 gene encoding opsin-1, which translates to MAAFVEPHFDAWQAAGGNMTVVDKVPPEMLHMIHPHWNQFPPMNPLWHSILGFAIFVLGMVSMIGNGFVMSIFTGTPSLRTPSNLLVVNLAFSDFLMMFTMGPPMVINCWHETWVFGPFACEVYACLGSLFGCASIWTMTMIAFDRYNVIVKGLAAKPLTNNGAMLRILGIWAFALFWTLAPFFGWNRYVPEGNMTACGTDYLTQTWLSRSYIIIYAIFVYWTPLLTIIYSYTFILKAVAAHEAQMREQAKKMNVASLRSSEANQTSAEIKLAKVALVTISLWFMAWTPYLVINFTGIFKAAPISPLATIWGSLFAKANAVYNPIVYGISHPKYRAALYQRHPWLSCQDSQDNHSGDNQSTVSGATTATEEKA; encoded by the coding sequence ATGGCAGCCTTTGTGGAACCTCATTTTGACGCCTGGCAGGCCGCCGGCGGCAACATGACCGTTGTGGACAAGGTCCCACCGGAGATGTTGCATATGATTCACCCGCACTGGAACCAGTTCCCACCGATGAACCCACTGTGGCACTCGATCCTCGGATTCGCCATCTTTGTGTTGGGAATGGTCTCGATGATCGGCAATGGCTTCGTGATGTCCATCTTCACCGGCACCCCAAGCCTCCGCACCCCGTCCAACCTGCTAGTGGTCAATCTAGCCTTCTCGGACTTCCTGATGATGTTTACGATGGGACCGCCTATGGTGATCAACTGCTGGCATGAGACCTGGGTCTTTGGACCATTCGCTTGCGAAGTCTACGCTTGCCTTGGATCGCTGTTCGGCTGTGCCTCGATCTGGACCATGACTATGATTGCATTCGACCGATACAACGTCATTGTGAAGGGTCTGGCTGCCAAGCCTTTGACCAACAACGGTGCCATGCTGCGCATTTTGGGTATCTGGGCATTCGCTCTCTTCTGGACTTTGGCCCCATTCTTCGGATGGAACCGATATGTCCCGGAAGGAAACATGACTGCCTGCGGAACTGACTACCTGACCCAGACCTGGTTGAGCCGTTCGTACATCATCATCTACGCCATCTTCGTCTACTGGACGCCGCTGCTCACGATCATCTACTCGTACACTTTCATCCTGAAAGCTGTGGCCGCACACGAGGCCCAGATGCGTGAACAGGCCAAGAAGATGAACGTCGCCTCGCTCCGATCCTCGGAGGCCAACCAGACGAGCGCCGAAATCAAGCTCGCCAAGGTCGCCCTGGTCACCATCTCGCTGTGGTTCATGGCCTGGACTCCGTATCTGGTGATCAACTTCACCGGTATCTTCAAGGCTGCTCCGATCAGCCCGCTGGCAACCATCTGGGGATCGCTGTTCGCCAAGGCCAACGCCGTCTACAACCCAATTGTGTACGGTATCAGCCATCCGAAGTACCGCGCAGCTTTGTACCAGAGACACCCATGGCTGTCGTGCCAGGATTCGCAGGACAACCACAGCGGTGACAACCAGTCGACTGTCTCCGGAGCCACCACCGCCACCGAGGAGAAGGCCTAA